In a single window of the Pedococcus dokdonensis genome:
- the cofD gene encoding 2-phospho-L-lactate transferase: MRITALAGGVGGARFLRGLRTHLDRSPGLADTELTIIGNTGDDISLFGLRVCPDLDTLLYTLGGGIHEGQGWGRADESHRLLGELAAYGAVPQWFTLGDLDFGTHVVRSQWLGQGLSLSEVTTRLARRWGLPDQRITLLPMSDSPVETHVVVEDEDGQRAIHFQEWWVRYQASIPAQRFQAVGMDRATAAPGVLDAIRGADVVLLPPSNPVVSIGIILGVPGVRDALRGTTAPVVGVSPLIGGMPVRGHADACLAAIGVESTAAAVAGLYEDFLDGWLVAPEDEASVRLPRATVRSRPLLMTDTDAAADIAGAALDLARELAA; encoded by the coding sequence CGCGGCCTCCGCACCCACCTTGACCGCTCCCCCGGCCTCGCGGACACCGAGCTCACCATCATCGGCAACACCGGCGACGACATCAGCCTGTTCGGCCTGCGCGTCTGTCCTGACCTCGACACCCTGCTCTACACCCTTGGTGGCGGTATCCACGAGGGACAGGGCTGGGGACGGGCCGACGAGAGCCACCGCCTGCTCGGGGAGCTCGCGGCCTACGGCGCGGTGCCGCAGTGGTTCACCCTGGGCGACCTCGACTTCGGCACCCACGTCGTGCGCTCCCAGTGGCTGGGGCAGGGACTCTCCCTCTCCGAGGTGACCACTCGCCTGGCGCGGCGGTGGGGCCTGCCCGACCAGCGGATCACCCTCCTGCCGATGAGCGACTCCCCGGTCGAGACCCACGTGGTCGTCGAGGACGAGGACGGACAGCGGGCCATCCACTTCCAGGAGTGGTGGGTGCGCTACCAGGCCTCGATCCCGGCCCAGCGGTTCCAGGCCGTCGGCATGGACCGCGCGACCGCGGCGCCCGGGGTCCTCGACGCCATCCGCGGAGCCGATGTCGTGCTGCTCCCGCCGAGCAACCCCGTGGTCTCCATCGGGATCATCCTGGGCGTGCCCGGGGTGCGAGATGCCTTGCGGGGCACCACTGCTCCCGTCGTCGGGGTGTCGCCACTCATCGGCGGTATGCCGGTGCGCGGCCACGCCGACGCGTGCCTCGCCGCCATCGGGGTCGAGTCCACCGCGGCGGCCGTGGCCGGGTTGTACGAGGACTTCCTCGACGGGTGGCTGGTGGCGCCCGAGGACGAGGCGTCGGTGCGCCTGCCCCGGGCGACGGTGCGCAGCCGGCCACTGCTGATGACCGACACCGACGCTGCCGCCGACATCGCCGGGGCTGCGCTCGACCTGGCCCGCGAGCTGGCAGCGTGA
- the cofE gene encoding coenzyme F420-0:L-glutamate ligase yields the protein MPALSVTPLTGMPEVRPGDDLGTLLLDAAAALDLTFEDGDVVVVSSKIVSKSLGLWADSAIKSAAVASQTVRVVAERMAGDRLTRIVQSTAGPIMAAAGVDASNTGDHDGVLLLPADPDAEAERLRVTLLAATGLSRIGVVLSDTAGRPWRFGQTDFALGAAGLDVVDDLRGGVDADGRALSVTARAVGDELAAAADLVKGKAEAIPAAVVRGTAWARTDRGPGARALIRSGREDWFDYGRAEAVRAALGLEPGSSGAEQLGIPSVAPEPVGVRVERAVTIAVSLNPFGCGADTSTEGVVEVCADTAFQVGQLVSRVRVALWGEGLDSTLDGAEFTGPDGDVRARLTVTDR from the coding sequence ATGCCGGCCCTCTCGGTCACCCCCCTCACCGGCATGCCCGAGGTGCGGCCCGGCGACGACCTGGGCACCCTGCTGCTCGACGCCGCCGCTGCGCTGGACCTCACCTTCGAGGACGGCGACGTCGTCGTCGTGTCGAGCAAGATCGTCTCGAAATCCCTTGGCCTGTGGGCCGACTCAGCCATCAAGAGCGCGGCGGTCGCCAGCCAGACGGTGCGCGTCGTGGCCGAGCGGATGGCCGGCGACCGGCTGACCCGGATCGTGCAGTCCACCGCCGGACCGATCATGGCCGCCGCCGGTGTGGACGCCTCCAACACGGGCGACCACGACGGGGTGCTCCTCCTGCCCGCCGACCCCGACGCCGAGGCCGAGCGCCTGCGCGTCACGCTGCTCGCCGCGACCGGGCTGAGCCGGATCGGGGTGGTCCTGAGCGACACCGCCGGACGTCCGTGGCGGTTCGGCCAGACCGACTTCGCACTGGGGGCTGCCGGTCTCGACGTGGTCGACGACCTGCGTGGCGGGGTCGACGCCGACGGCCGGGCGCTGTCGGTGACGGCCCGAGCGGTGGGCGACGAGCTGGCCGCCGCGGCCGACCTGGTCAAGGGCAAGGCCGAGGCCATCCCGGCCGCCGTCGTCCGTGGCACCGCGTGGGCCCGCACCGATCGCGGACCCGGCGCCCGGGCGCTGATCCGCAGCGGTCGCGAGGACTGGTTCGACTACGGCCGGGCCGAGGCGGTGCGGGCAGCACTCGGGCTCGAGCCCGGCAGCTCGGGCGCCGAGCAGCTCGGGATCCCTTCCGTGGCACCGGAACCCGTCGGCGTGCGTGTCGAACGCGCCGTGACGATCGCCGTCTCGCTGAACCCCTTCGGGTGCGGTGCCGACACGAGCACCGAGGGAGTCGTCGAGGTCTGCGCCGACACGGCGTTCCAGGTCGGCCAGCTGGTGAGCCGGGTGCGCGTCGCCCTCTGGGGCGAGGGGCTCGACTCGACCCTCGACGGCGCCGAGTTCACCGGACCGGACGGCGACGTCCGCGCCCGCCTCACCGTCACCGACCGCTGA
- a CDS encoding DNA-3-methyladenine glycosylase family protein encodes MSPTAELTRTWRPGRATAVGLIISAFRRGRGDPTFQADRGDGWWLGQPTPAGPATLRLVQRSDLGEVVATAWGAGAEWALAHVPSLLGEGDDDTGFVAHHPQVATAWKRYAAWRVPRSALVMHALVPAAIEQKVTGQEAFAGYRTLVHRFGSRAPGPGEQRRLWVAPTAQEWAAIPTWDWLAASVDGARSGTVVRAAKVAGRLEQSVDLPLEAAHRRLRSVPGIGVWTAAEVAQRALGDPDSVSFGDYHVAKNLTWALLGEARDDDVLAELLEPYRGHRYRVQQLLTLSGAARPRRGPRMAPRTHLPTRR; translated from the coding sequence ATGTCCCCGACTGCCGAGCTGACGCGCACCTGGCGTCCGGGCCGGGCGACGGCGGTCGGTCTGATCATCTCCGCGTTCCGGCGCGGGAGGGGCGACCCCACGTTCCAGGCCGACCGCGGCGACGGCTGGTGGCTGGGCCAGCCCACGCCGGCGGGACCGGCCACGCTGCGGCTCGTGCAGCGCAGCGACCTCGGTGAGGTGGTGGCGACGGCCTGGGGTGCTGGCGCCGAGTGGGCACTGGCGCACGTGCCGTCCCTGCTCGGCGAGGGCGACGACGACACGGGTTTCGTGGCGCACCACCCGCAGGTGGCGACGGCCTGGAAGCGGTATGCCGCGTGGCGCGTGCCGCGCTCGGCCCTGGTCATGCACGCGTTGGTGCCGGCCGCGATCGAGCAGAAGGTCACCGGCCAGGAGGCGTTCGCCGGCTACCGCACCCTCGTGCACCGGTTCGGGTCGCGCGCCCCCGGGCCGGGGGAGCAGCGCCGGCTGTGGGTCGCGCCGACCGCGCAGGAGTGGGCGGCAATCCCGACGTGGGACTGGCTCGCCGCCTCTGTCGACGGAGCCCGGTCCGGCACGGTGGTCCGGGCTGCCAAGGTCGCCGGGCGGCTGGAGCAGTCCGTCGACCTGCCGCTCGAGGCGGCGCACCGGCGACTGCGGTCGGTGCCCGGGATCGGGGTGTGGACGGCGGCCGAGGTGGCCCAGCGCGCGCTGGGTGACCCCGACTCGGTGAGCTTCGGCGACTACCACGTGGCCAAGAACCTCACCTGGGCGCTGTTGGGTGAGGCTCGCGACGACGATGTCCTCGCCGAGCTGCTGGAGCCCTATCGCGGCCACCGCTACCGCGTGCAGCAGCTGCTCACGTTGTCCGGCGCGGCCCGTCCTCGCCGCGGTCCGCGGATGGCTCCGCGGACCCACCTGCCCACCCGGCGTTAG
- a CDS encoding DUF3105 domain-containing protein has translation MANKRASQDRKARLAEIQNQQKAKERKVVAGIVIGCLVLLAGLTGVVLYAVNDAKGKQLPSLGVSVAAAKCDPVTTDANSGSGEHVGPGTNKEDQTSVQYATIPPSNGAHFVSPDVSGRDFYTAADRPVLETLVHNLEHGYTILWYDGTKVKDTTLLKDVANKADKLPESSGKFKVVEWDASRGAFPADKPYALAHWAKDAGHRQLCGDLSGQVVIDFVKKYPKDDTQEPGAA, from the coding sequence GTGGCAAACAAGCGCGCGAGCCAGGACCGCAAGGCCCGACTGGCCGAGATCCAGAACCAGCAGAAGGCAAAGGAACGCAAGGTCGTCGCCGGCATCGTGATCGGCTGCCTGGTCCTGCTGGCCGGGCTGACCGGGGTCGTCCTCTACGCCGTCAACGACGCGAAGGGCAAGCAGCTTCCCAGCCTGGGCGTCTCCGTCGCCGCCGCGAAGTGCGACCCCGTCACCACCGACGCCAACAGCGGCTCCGGTGAGCACGTCGGTCCCGGCACCAACAAGGAAGACCAGACCTCGGTCCAGTACGCCACGATCCCGCCGAGCAACGGCGCCCACTTCGTCAGCCCCGACGTCAGCGGCCGCGACTTCTACACCGCCGCCGACCGCCCGGTCCTCGAGACCCTGGTCCACAACCTCGAGCACGGCTACACGATCCTCTGGTACGACGGCACCAAGGTGAAGGACACCACCCTGCTCAAGGACGTCGCCAACAAGGCCGACAAGCTGCCCGAGTCGAGCGGCAAGTTCAAGGTGGTCGAGTGGGATGCGAGCCGCGGCGCCTTCCCGGCCGACAAGCCCTACGCGCTGGCGCACTGGGCCAAGGACGCCGGCCACCGCCAGCTCTGTGGCGACCTGTCCGGCCAGGTCGTCATCGACTTCGTGAAGAAGTACCCGAAGGACGACACCCAGGAGCCCGGCGCCGCCTGA